In Candidatus Saccharimonadales bacterium, the DNA window AGGAGCGTATCGGCGCTACGTTGGTATAACTGGCAGCTTAACTTACCATCGTTTACATAGAACTGGAACAGGCTATGGCATGGTGGCAGTCCCGCTTTGGCCATTTCTTGAATATCAGCCACATTCCAGGCTGAAACAATAATACGACGGGAATCAGGATTGTTTTTAATCGTATCAATCACTTCCTGGATTTGATCGATCTCACCGCCGTCACGTGCTGGCCAGTGACGCCACTGGTAGCCGTAAACAGGACCTAATTCGCCGTATTTTTTAGCGAATTCGTGATC includes these proteins:
- the thyA gene encoding thymidylate synthase; translation: DHEFAKKYGELGPVYGYQWRHWPARDGGEIDQIQEVIDTIKNNPDSRRIIVSAWNVADIQEMAKAGLPPCHSLFQFYVNDGKLSCQLYQRSADTLLGVPFNIASYALLTMMVAHVTGLKPGEFVHTFGDAHIYSNHLEQVDLQLSREPRALPTMKINPDVKSIFDFTIDDFTLEGYDPYPAIKAPIAV